One genomic window of Solanum dulcamara chromosome 12, daSolDulc1.2, whole genome shotgun sequence includes the following:
- the LOC129877229 gene encoding organic cation/carnitine transporter 3-like — protein MAEKTEPFVSDGKLKRKSGSSLDETIESCIGEFGWAQFLQAIFVSLAWFFDAQQTFISVFTDAQSSWHCISCSNSSSFIDNNFCTLPKGTWAWDLPVQISVVSEWSLQCGGSIVAGLPTSSFFMGCLTGGFLLSTLADSSLGRKNSLILSCLLMSITGAITAFSTNIWMYSFLRFLSGFGRATIGTCALVLSTELVGQRWRGQVGVIGFLCFTTGFLSLPTLAYINRGSSWRILYLWTCLPTILYSFLVHFIVSESPRWLYIKGNKQGFVQTLKSIAPPATRSSLTLSFFGSFMELENQEVLNNNNTIDLYSAIKMLVERNWSFRRLMTVMFVGFGIGMTYYGMPLGVGSLNINLYLSITVNALSELPSSILILLCIGKLSRKGSLLGFAMVSGIFSIGCVIIEGGKFKGLQIGIELISYFSACTTFSILLIYTLELFPTCVRNSAVAMVRQAMVLGGAFSPMLIAVGRNNKWFSFGVFGLSIATCGCFVVFLPETNGTTLSDTMDEEENNDITFVC, from the exons ATGGCTGAGAAAACAGAACCATTCGTAAGTGATggaaaattgaagagaaaatcAGGATCATCTCTTGATGAAACAATAGAAAGTTGCATAGGAGAATTTGGATGGGCACAATTTTTACAAGCCATTTTTGTCTCTCTTGCTTGGTTCTTTGATGCTCAACAAACTTTTATCAGTGTTTTCACTGATGCACAATCTTCTTGGCATTGCATATCATGTAGTAATTCTTCTTCATTTATTGACAACAATTTTTGTACTCTCCCAAAGGGTACATGGGCATGGGATTTACCTGTCCAAATTTCAGTTGTTTCAGAGTGGTCTTTACAATGTGGTGGATCGATCGTTGCTGGCCTCCCCACATCTTCCTTCTTCATGGGATGTCTTACAG GAGGTTTCCTTCTATCAACCTTAGCTGACTCCTCGCTTGGTCGAAAAAACAGCCTGATTTTGTCATGTCTTCTAATGTCTATTACTGGAGCAATCACTGCTTTTTCCACCAATATATGGATGTATTCATTCTTGAGGTTTCTTTCTGGATTCGGAAGAGCTACAATTGGAACTTGCGCGCTTGTCTTGTCTACAGAGCTCGTAGGACAGCGATGGCGTGGCCAAGTTGGAGTCATTGGCTTCCTCTGTTTCACTACAGGGTTTCTTTCTTTACCAACTTTGGCTTATATAAACAGAGGATCTTCATGGAGAATTCTTTATCTTTGGACTTGTTTGCCTACTATTTTATACTCATTCTTAGTCCATTTCATTGTTAGTGAATCTCCAAGATGGCTATATATCAAAGGGAACAAGCAAGGATTTGTCCAAACTTTAAAAAGCATTGCACCTCCAGCAACAAGAAGTAGTTTAACCTTAAGCTTTTTCGGATCGTTCATGGAATTAGAAAATCAAGAAGtactcaacaacaacaacacgaTCGATCTCTATTCAGCTATCAAGATGTTAGTGGAGAGAAATTGGTCTTTTCGTCGACTAATGACAGTGATGTTTGTTGGATTTGGTATTGGCATGACTTACTATGGTATGCCATTAGGTGTTGGAAGTTTAAATATCAATCTCTACCTAAGTATTACAGTGAATGCGTTATCCGAATTGCCATCTTCTATTTTGATTCTTTTATGTATTGGGAAGCTTAGTAGGAAAGGTTCACTACTAGGATTTGCTATGGTAAGTGGAATTTTCAGCATAGGTTGTGTTATAATTGAGGGAGGAAAATTCAAAGGATTGCAAATAGGGATTGAATTGATTTCATATTTCAGTGCGTGTACAACGTTTAGTATTCTATTGATCTACACATTGGAACTTTTTCCAACGTGTGTGAGGAACTCCGCGGTCGCAATGGTGAGACAAGCTATGGTTCTCGGAGGAGCCTTTAGTCCGATGCTAATCGCAGTTGGTAGGAACAACAAGTGGTTTTCTTTTGGTGTGTTCGGTTTGAGCATAGCAACATGTGGTTGTTTTGTTGTGTTTTTGCCAGAAACAAATGGAACAACACTTAGTGATACAATGGATGAAGAGGAGAATAATGACATAACATTTGTCTGTTAA